From Microcoleus sp. FACHB-831, a single genomic window includes:
- a CDS encoding anti-sigma factor antagonist (This anti-anti-sigma factor, or anti-sigma factor antagonist, belongs to a family that includes characterized members SpoIIAA, RsbV, RsfA, and RsfB.): MVNPTSETEFQVTFSNETPIVHLPPRLSVLEAVAFKKTCQHLLQESSVTKKVVLDLSQTTFMDSSGVGALVSNLKIARELGVALVIQGVHPQVMAVLSMTGLDQVLTIERTTLDEKPKPVNRGENQLPETHPSMRSWVKRCIDVVGAVVGLGITGVLFVPIAVAITIDNPGPIFFKQTRCGLMGRRFEVWKFRSMCVNAEALKDKIENQASGAFFKNDNDPRVTKVGRFLRRSSLDELPQFWNVLKGDMSLVGTRPPTADEVDRYEVPQWQRLNVKPGMTGEWQVHGRSQVRNFEDVIRLDLRYQENWSLMYDIKLIVKTILIVFNKNSGAV; this comes from the coding sequence ATGGTTAACCCAACTTCAGAGACAGAGTTTCAGGTTACGTTCTCGAACGAAACTCCCATCGTGCATCTGCCACCTCGATTGAGCGTCCTCGAGGCAGTTGCCTTTAAGAAAACTTGTCAGCACCTTCTGCAAGAAAGTTCTGTTACCAAAAAAGTTGTTCTGGATCTGAGCCAGACGACGTTTATGGACAGTAGCGGTGTAGGCGCGTTGGTGAGTAATCTGAAAATCGCAAGAGAGCTAGGTGTGGCACTGGTAATTCAAGGTGTCCATCCTCAAGTGATGGCAGTTTTGTCGATGACGGGACTCGATCAGGTGCTGACAATTGAGCGAACGACACTCGACGAAAAGCCAAAACCCGTTAATAGGGGAGAAAATCAACTACCGGAAACTCATCCCTCTATGCGCTCTTGGGTTAAACGGTGCATTGATGTTGTAGGGGCGGTAGTGGGTTTGGGGATAACAGGAGTTTTGTTTGTTCCCATTGCCGTTGCGATAACAATTGATAATCCCGGCCCAATCTTTTTCAAGCAAACCCGTTGCGGCTTGATGGGAAGACGATTTGAGGTTTGGAAATTCCGTTCGATGTGCGTGAACGCAGAGGCACTGAAAGATAAAATTGAGAATCAAGCCTCTGGTGCATTTTTCAAGAATGATAACGATCCGCGAGTAACCAAGGTTGGACGCTTTTTACGGCGAAGCAGTCTAGACGAACTGCCTCAGTTTTGGAATGTATTGAAAGGAGATATGAGCTTGGTGGGCACGAGACCACCGACTGCGGATGAAGTGGATCGCTATGAAGTACCCCAATGGCAGCGCTTAAATGTCAAACCGGGGATGACGGGGGAGTGGCAGGTACACGGGCGATCGCAAGTACGAAATTTTGAAGATGTCATCCGCCTAGATCTACGCTATCAAGAAAACTGGAGCTTAATGTATGACATCAAGCTCATTGTGAAAACCATCTTAATTGTGTTTAACAAAAATAGTGGCGCTGTTTGA
- a CDS encoding ferredoxin:protochlorophyllide reductase (ATP-dependent) subunit N → MTLANTEPQALNFECETGNYHTFCPISCVAWLYQKIEDSFFLVIGTKTCGYFLQNAMGVMIFAEPRYAMAELEEGDISAQLNDYEELKRLCLQIKRDRNPSVIVWIGTCTTEIIKMDLEGLAPKLEAEIGIPIVTARANGLDYAFTQGEDTVLASMAARCPDKAPVMEAEKKERNAIASLLNFGKKKEDVVVEESEYVKHPPLVLFGSLPDPVVTQLTLELKKQGIKVSGWLPSKRYTELPVLEEGYYVSGVNPFLSRTATTLMRRRKCKLIGSPFPIGPDGTRAWIEKICSVFGIEPKGLDEREAQIWASVEDYLQIIRGKSVFFMGDNLLEISLARFLIRCGMTCPEIGIPYMDKRYQAAELALLEKTCHEMNVPLPNIVEKPDNYNQIQRIKEQNIDLVITGMAHANPLEARGINTKWSVEFTFAQIHGFTNARDILELVTRPLRRNNSLKDLGWDKLVKEEAKI, encoded by the coding sequence ATGACACTTGCAAACACTGAACCGCAAGCGCTGAATTTTGAGTGTGAAACTGGAAACTATCACACATTTTGTCCTATCAGTTGTGTTGCATGGCTGTACCAAAAGATAGAAGATAGCTTTTTCTTAGTTATAGGTACTAAGACTTGTGGCTATTTCTTGCAAAACGCGATGGGGGTGATGATTTTTGCTGAACCCCGTTATGCGATGGCTGAGTTAGAAGAGGGTGATATTTCCGCTCAGTTGAATGATTATGAAGAATTGAAGCGACTGTGCTTGCAAATTAAGCGCGATCGCAACCCTAGTGTAATTGTCTGGATTGGCACTTGCACGACAGAAATTATCAAAATGGATTTGGAAGGTCTAGCACCAAAACTAGAAGCTGAAATTGGTATTCCAATTGTGACTGCGCGTGCTAACGGTCTAGACTACGCCTTCACCCAAGGGGAAGATACGGTATTGGCATCTATGGCTGCAAGATGCCCTGATAAGGCTCCAGTCATGGAAGCTGAAAAGAAAGAACGCAATGCGATCGCTTCTCTCCTCAACTTCGGTAAAAAGAAAGAAGACGTTGTTGTAGAAGAGTCGGAATATGTGAAGCATCCGCCTCTAGTTCTGTTCGGTTCTTTGCCCGATCCAGTTGTCACCCAACTGACTCTAGAACTGAAAAAGCAAGGAATTAAAGTTTCTGGCTGGCTACCCTCAAAACGCTACACCGAACTGCCAGTTTTGGAAGAAGGTTACTATGTTTCTGGCGTGAATCCCTTCTTGTCTCGCACTGCAACAACTTTGATGCGCCGCCGCAAGTGCAAACTAATTGGATCGCCGTTCCCAATTGGCCCCGATGGTACTCGCGCTTGGATTGAAAAAATCTGCTCTGTGTTCGGAATTGAACCCAAGGGTTTAGACGAGCGGGAAGCACAAATCTGGGCAAGTGTGGAAGATTACCTCCAAATAATTCGCGGCAAATCTGTCTTCTTTATGGGCGATAATTTGCTGGAAATTTCACTGGCGCGTTTCTTGATTCGCTGCGGTATGACTTGTCCGGAAATCGGTATTCCTTACATGGATAAGCGCTATCAAGCTGCTGAATTAGCGTTGCTTGAAAAGACTTGTCATGAAATGAACGTACCCCTGCCTAATATTGTCGAGAAGCCAGACAATTACAATCAAATTCAGCGGATTAAAGAGCAGAATATCGATCTAGTAATTACTGGTATGGCTCACGCGAATCCGTTAGAAGCGCGGGGAATTAATACTAAGTGGTCGGTGGAGTTTACTTTCGCTCAGATTCACGGTTTTACTAATGCTCGTGACATCCTGGAGTTGGTTACTCGTCCGTTGCGTCGGAATAACAGCCTGAAAGATTTGGGTTGGGATAAGTTGGTGAAAGAAGAAGCTAAGATTTAA
- a CDS encoding retropepsin-like domain-containing protein, producing the protein MNKTPSPEESREMLKWLNRNRRLLLDLYRNQYVAYNANALIAHSENLREVLELAEASGELYALYLVPRRIASIQILPIRFRAVTRHDWLPNHHVKLKHRDVEISTTMLVDSGAELSLISLKVGQDLGLALADSESTLLAETIGGRVEYVSRNIEMNIDGHSFIAPVAWLQSNTGGEQLLLGREVVFDKFNIEFRQADEEIIFTWREDLNVVPG; encoded by the coding sequence ATGAATAAAACACCTTCTCCAGAAGAAAGCCGCGAAATGCTAAAGTGGCTGAATCGCAACCGTAGGCTGTTGTTAGACTTATATCGGAATCAATATGTTGCTTACAATGCTAATGCATTAATTGCTCATAGTGAAAATTTGCGTGAAGTTTTGGAATTAGCCGAAGCTTCAGGAGAACTTTATGCCCTTTACTTAGTTCCCCGTCGGATTGCTTCTATCCAGATTTTACCAATTCGCTTTCGTGCAGTTACTCGCCATGATTGGTTGCCAAATCATCATGTGAAGCTCAAGCATAGAGATGTAGAGATTTCGACAACGATGCTAGTAGATTCTGGTGCTGAATTGAGTTTAATTTCCTTAAAAGTTGGTCAGGATTTAGGATTGGCTCTAGCTGATTCAGAATCAACTTTATTAGCAGAGACTATAGGCGGAAGAGTTGAGTATGTTTCACGCAATATTGAAATGAATATTGATGGCCACAGTTTTATAGCTCCTGTAGCATGGTTACAAAGTAATACGGGCGGAGAGCAATTGCTTTTGGGACGGGAAGTTGTATTTGATAAATTTAATATCGAGTTTAGGCAAGCTGACGAGGAAATTATTTTTACGTGGCGTGAAGATTTAAATGTTGTTCCGGGATAA
- a CDS encoding esterase-like activity of phytase family protein — protein MIQARYWALSCSMVVCVLNITLSTDSAYASTLVNTLTIPGDSKDLYPTNGSEGGANVNRLGGFFSDLYYDRYQNAYYGLADRGPGGGVISYETRVQKFSLNVDSTTGAIAGLNLLDTILLKNNGDSYNGLNPTLLNGNSANLGLSFDPEGFAVAPNGNFYISDEYGPSINEFRADGSFLRALAIPKNLIPQDSAGNTNYVDGRPTITSGRQDNRGFEGVTLSPDGKKLFGLLQDPLVNEGSNNDGRRSRNLRLVEFDTATGTSVAQYIYQLESLAEINNRIPGTADDFTNTQQGRSIGISAITALNNNEFLVLERDNRGVGGEDPTGSNPVASKRIYKIGLTNATDVSGISLVGTNSLPSGVTAVSKSLFLDIADALRGAGQIIPEKLEGLAIGPQLADGSYALLVGTDNDFSVTQTGSGTQFDVCSDGTQVIIDSGCPAGSKLIPSYLYSFKTTGAELEGYVAPSKVGEPTSTFGLALLGLGGFWLKRRK, from the coding sequence ATGATTCAAGCAAGGTATTGGGCGTTGAGTTGTTCCATGGTGGTATGCGTACTGAATATCACCTTAAGTACAGACTCTGCTTACGCAAGCACCCTGGTCAACACTCTGACCATTCCAGGTGATAGTAAGGATTTATATCCTACAAATGGCAGTGAAGGCGGTGCTAATGTCAATCGCCTGGGAGGCTTTTTCTCGGATCTTTACTACGATCGCTATCAGAATGCGTACTACGGTTTGGCAGATCGCGGGCCTGGCGGTGGCGTCATATCTTACGAAACGCGGGTACAGAAGTTTTCCCTAAATGTTGACTCAACTACTGGCGCGATCGCTGGCTTAAATCTGCTCGATACTATTCTGCTCAAAAACAACGGTGACAGCTATAACGGATTAAACCCAACTTTACTAAACGGAAACAGTGCCAATTTAGGACTTAGTTTCGACCCAGAAGGATTTGCAGTTGCTCCCAACGGCAACTTTTATATCTCAGATGAATATGGCCCATCTATTAATGAATTTCGTGCAGATGGTTCATTCCTACGGGCGCTTGCAATTCCTAAAAATTTAATTCCTCAAGACAGCGCTGGCAATACCAATTATGTTGATGGTCGTCCGACTATTACCAGCGGTCGCCAGGATAACCGAGGATTTGAAGGAGTAACTCTCAGTCCTGATGGCAAAAAACTATTTGGACTTCTGCAAGATCCCTTAGTTAATGAAGGATCGAACAATGATGGACGCCGCAGCCGCAACTTGAGACTCGTGGAATTTGACACGGCAACAGGTACAAGCGTTGCTCAATACATCTATCAGCTAGAAAGTTTAGCAGAAATAAATAACCGCATTCCAGGAACTGCTGATGACTTCACTAACACGCAACAAGGTCGCAGTATTGGTATTAGCGCTATTACAGCCTTAAATAACAATGAATTCTTGGTGCTAGAAAGAGACAATCGAGGAGTAGGAGGGGAAGATCCTACAGGTAGCAATCCCGTTGCTAGCAAACGAATCTACAAAATAGGTTTAACAAATGCAACCGATGTTAGCGGCATAAGTTTGGTAGGAACAAATAGCCTACCTTCTGGCGTAACTGCTGTTAGTAAATCTCTTTTCTTGGATATTGCTGACGCACTGCGGGGGGCTGGGCAGATAATACCAGAAAAGCTTGAAGGGTTGGCAATCGGGCCTCAGCTTGCTGATGGTTCCTACGCCTTGCTAGTGGGAACTGATAATGACTTTAGCGTTACTCAAACTGGTTCAGGTACGCAATTCGATGTTTGTAGCGACGGTACTCAGGTAATTATTGATAGCGGCTGTCCTGCTGGAAGTAAGCTGATTCCGAGCTATCTTTACTCGTTTAAAACTACTGGTGCGGAGTTAGAGGGATACGTCGCACCCAGCAAGGTAGGGGAACCTACTTCTACATTTGGACTAGCGCTACTTGGCTTAGGTGGTTTCTGGCTCAAGAGGCGCAAGTAG
- the bchL gene encoding ferredoxin:protochlorophyllide reductase (ATP-dependent) iron-sulfur ATP-binding protein, whose amino-acid sequence MKISVYGKGGIGKSTTSCNISVALAKRGKKVLQIGCDPKHDSTFTLTGFLIPTIIDTLQEKDYHYEDVWPEDVIYKGYGGVDCVEAGGPPAGAGCGGYVVGETVKLLKELNAFDEYDIILFDVLGDVVCGGFAAPLNYSDYCMIVTDNGFDALFAANRIAASVREKARTHPLRLAGLIGNRTSKRDLIDKYISAVPMPVLEVLPLIEDIRVSRVKGKTLFEMAETDPSLEYVCEYYLNIADQILARPEGVVPNDAQDRELFSLLSDFYLNPTKPQVKSEEEQLDLMMV is encoded by the coding sequence GTGAAAATTTCTGTATACGGAAAAGGTGGCATCGGCAAATCCACAACAAGCTGTAATATCTCAGTGGCTCTAGCCAAGCGCGGCAAAAAAGTCCTGCAAATTGGCTGCGATCCCAAACACGACAGCACCTTTACGCTCACAGGATTCCTCATCCCCACGATTATCGACACCCTCCAAGAAAAGGACTACCACTATGAGGATGTCTGGCCAGAAGACGTAATCTACAAAGGTTATGGTGGTGTAGACTGCGTAGAAGCAGGTGGCCCCCCGGCTGGTGCAGGTTGCGGCGGTTACGTCGTCGGCGAGACAGTCAAGCTGCTAAAAGAACTCAACGCCTTCGACGAATACGACATCATCTTGTTTGACGTGTTGGGTGACGTTGTGTGCGGTGGTTTTGCTGCTCCCCTCAACTATTCCGACTACTGCATGATTGTCACAGACAACGGTTTTGATGCATTGTTTGCCGCTAACCGCATTGCTGCATCGGTGCGCGAGAAAGCACGGACTCACCCACTACGCCTAGCTGGGTTGATTGGCAATCGCACATCCAAGCGCGACTTGATTGACAAATACATTTCAGCCGTACCGATGCCAGTTTTGGAAGTATTGCCCCTAATTGAAGATATTCGCGTTTCTCGCGTTAAGGGCAAGACTTTGTTTGAAATGGCAGAAACCGATCCTTCCCTGGAATACGTTTGCGAATATTACCTCAACATTGCCGACCAAATTTTGGCGCGTCCAGAAGGCGTTGTTCCTAACGATGCTCAGGATCGCGAATTGTTCTCCCTTCTGTCTGACTTCTACCTCAACCCCACAAAACCACAAGTGAAGAGTGAGGAAGAACAGTTGGATCTGATGATGGTTTAA
- a CDS encoding DUF5331 domain-containing protein produces the protein MNTEKLRQSLKAKWLAYYRENRHWLNRLQIWVTWKGQRRPNSSFILATLSMLDTQFNHLLPLIVDLNKDPDEIVASLGLNFDPDKELNALPEAIKDADKVKMLPPGVAKMIDSPSRTAAKVDESCEGVYKKHEICSHDGKLA, from the coding sequence GTGAACACTGAAAAGCTGCGTCAATCGCTTAAAGCCAAATGGCTAGCCTACTACAGAGAAAATCGCCATTGGCTAAATCGCCTGCAAATATGGGTGACATGGAAAGGGCAAAGACGCCCTAATTCTAGCTTTATTCTGGCAACTTTATCGATGCTAGATACGCAATTTAATCATCTGCTTCCGTTAATAGTGGATCTTAATAAAGATCCAGATGAAATTGTGGCTTCGTTAGGGTTAAACTTCGACCCAGATAAGGAACTAAACGCACTTCCAGAGGCGATAAAAGATGCAGATAAAGTCAAAATGCTGCCTCCTGGGGTTGCCAAGATGATCGACTCACCGAGTCGCACCGCTGCTAAGGTTGATGAATCTTGCGAGGGAGTTTACAAAAAGCACGAAATTTGTTCGCATGATGGAAAGCTTGCCTAG
- a CDS encoding DUF3318 domain-containing protein yields the protein MTSYATTSARAEMSELRRLKTLLPPELQSWVTVEGTTEVNPSLIRSEEIGKDQVEIQIDLAKWDQLALDQRNLLFWHEVARIQNDTIARDGWEMAALAIGLGGAVGELWVQDGLLLLLALALCGVSGWRLYQKNNGERNLKEATEADEKAIALATRFGYSLPNAYKSLGSALKTLVEQSPKRGQRNKYEARLQALRRSAAKAKSKVQGAGARETER from the coding sequence ATGACATCCTATGCAACCACCTCTGCTAGAGCCGAAATGAGCGAACTGCGGCGATTGAAAACCTTACTACCACCAGAATTGCAAAGCTGGGTAACGGTCGAGGGAACAACTGAGGTGAATCCAAGCCTGATCCGCTCTGAAGAGATTGGTAAAGACCAGGTGGAAATACAAATTGACCTGGCGAAATGGGATCAACTAGCACTCGACCAGCGGAATTTGCTGTTTTGGCACGAAGTAGCCAGAATTCAAAACGATACCATTGCCAGAGATGGCTGGGAAATGGCAGCGCTAGCTATTGGTTTGGGCGGTGCTGTGGGTGAACTCTGGGTGCAAGATGGCTTGCTGCTGTTGTTAGCGTTGGCGCTGTGTGGAGTTTCAGGCTGGAGGCTGTATCAAAAAAATAATGGCGAGCGGAACTTAAAAGAAGCGACCGAAGCCGACGAAAAAGCGATCGCACTCGCCACCCGCTTTGGTTATTCTCTCCCTAATGCCTACAAGAGCCTCGGCAGCGCCTTGAAAACTTTGGTTGAGCAAAGTCCTAAACGCGGTCAGCGGAACAAGTACGAAGCCCGACTGCAAGCACTCAGACGCAGTGCGGCCAAAGCCAAATCCAAAGTCCAAGGCGCAGGCGCACGCGAAACAGAGCGCTAA
- a CDS encoding serine/threonine-protein kinase: protein MSWSALRSRSLVSQELRRDTLATRKHYHKLNARSPARMSYCLNPNCPKPQNLPGVNFCTSCGSKLVFRNRYHHIKPIGAGGFGKTFLAKDAERMDAPCVIKQFFPSREIQADTQAMAKATQLFEQEARQLLQLGEQHPQIPTLFAYFEQDRYLYLVQQYIEGHDLWKELQHHEAFSEKQIRDLLMDLLPVLQFIHEHQVIHRDIKPTNIVRRNSDRKLVLIDFGVSKQLASGTLLTTTGTKAGTEGYAPLEQLRGGKAYPASDLFSLGVTCINLLTAAELDQLYDPLEGRWLWKEHLRKKRKDVSVQLSQVLDKLLKDYVKERYQSAAAVLQDLTAASTPAPPPTPQPKTSLPPLPPPQIQIWRCVRTLKGHSDFVYAIAISPDGETLASGSNDSTINLWQLGTGNLIRTLKGNSYKVWSVAISPDGQTLASGNSDSTIKLWQLGTGNLIRTLTGHSDGVHSVAISPDGQTLASGSFDSTIKLWQLGTGNLIRTLTGHPNWVRSVAISPDGQTLASGSDSTINIWQLGTGKLLQTLTGHSDEVWSVAISPDGQTLASGSRDSTIKLWELATGKLIRTLSGHSAYVNCVAISPDGQTVACDSGRTIKLWHLASGKLLHTITGHSDFVVFISFSPDGRTLASGSYDKTIKIWRCD, encoded by the coding sequence GTGAGCTGGTCGGCGTTGCGATCGCGATCGCTAGTAAGCCAAGAGTTGCGAAGGGATACCCTTGCCACAAGAAAGCATTACCATAAACTCAATGCGCGATCGCCCGCTAGAATGAGCTATTGCCTTAATCCCAATTGCCCAAAACCCCAAAATCTACCAGGGGTAAACTTTTGCACAAGTTGCGGCTCAAAACTGGTATTCCGAAACCGCTACCACCACATCAAACCAATCGGTGCGGGGGGATTTGGTAAAACTTTCTTAGCCAAAGACGCCGAAAGGATGGACGCACCCTGCGTCATCAAACAATTTTTCCCTTCGCGAGAAATTCAAGCCGATACTCAGGCTATGGCGAAAGCTACCCAGTTATTTGAGCAAGAAGCAAGGCAATTGTTGCAGTTGGGAGAACAACATCCACAGATTCCCACCCTCTTTGCCTACTTCGAGCAAGATAGATACCTATACCTTGTGCAGCAATATATTGAGGGGCACGATTTGTGGAAAGAATTGCAACACCACGAAGCCTTCAGCGAGAAACAAATCCGGGACTTGTTGATGGATTTGTTGCCAGTCCTGCAATTTATCCACGAACATCAGGTAATTCACCGGGATATCAAACCGACGAATATTGTTAGAAGAAACAGCGATCGCAAATTAGTCTTAATCGATTTTGGCGTTTCCAAACAGCTAGCTAGCGGTACTCTTTTAACCACAACGGGGACAAAAGCGGGCACAGAAGGCTATGCACCCCTCGAACAACTGCGGGGAGGAAAAGCTTATCCAGCTAGCGATTTATTCAGTTTGGGCGTAACTTGCATTAATCTACTCACAGCAGCAGAACTAGACCAACTTTACGACCCCCTAGAAGGTCGCTGGTTATGGAAAGAGCATCTGAGGAAAAAGCGAAAAGATGTCAGCGTCCAACTTAGCCAAGTATTGGATAAATTGCTCAAAGACTATGTGAAAGAACGCTATCAATCAGCAGCAGCAGTATTACAAGACTTGACTGCTGCATCTACTCCAGCACCGCCACCAACACCGCAGCCGAAGACATCTTTGCCACCACTCCCACCGCCGCAGATACAAATTTGGCGATGCGTCCGCACGCTTAAAGGGCATTCAGACTTTGTTTATGCGATCGCCATTAGTCCCGATGGAGAAACTCTTGCTAGTGGGAGCAACGACAGCACTATCAACCTATGGCAGCTAGGCACTGGCAACCTAATTCGCACGCTCAAGGGTAATTCATATAAGGTTTGGTCTGTCGCCATTAGTCCAGATGGACAGACTCTTGCTAGTGGCAACAGCGACAGCACTATCAAGCTGTGGCAACTGGGTACTGGTAATCTGATTCGCACCCTCACCGGGCATTCAGACGGGGTTCATTCTGTTGCCATTAGTCCAGATGGGCAGACTCTTGCTAGTGGAAGTTTCGACAGCACCATCAAGCTGTGGCAGCTAGGTACTGGCAATCTGATTCGCACCCTCACCGGGCATCCGAACTGGGTTCGTTCTGTCGCCATTAGTCCAGATGGACAGACTCTTGCTAGTGGCAGCGACAGCACCATCAATATATGGCAGTTGGGCACTGGTAAACTGTTGCAAACCCTAACTGGCCATTCAGACGAAGTTTGGTCTGTCGCTATTAGTCCCGATGGACAGACTCTAGCCAGTGGCAGCAGAGACAGCACTATCAAGCTCTGGGAGCTAGCCACTGGCAAACTCATTCGCACGCTCAGCGGGCATTCAGCCTATGTTAATTGCGTCGCCATTAGCCCGGATGGGCAGACTGTTGCTTGCGACAGCGGTAGGACTATCAAGCTGTGGCACCTAGCTAGCGGGAAACTGCTGCACACCATCACGGGGCATTCAGACTTTGTTGTTTTCATCTCCTTTAGTCCCGATGGGCGCACTCTTGCCAGCGGCAGTTACGACAAGACCATCAAGATTTGGCGGTGCGATTAA
- a CDS encoding 7-carboxy-7-deazaguanine synthase QueE, whose translation MTPKIANQPVARLMEVFSAIQGEGLNVGTRQIFIRFAICDLRCHFCDSAHTWNAPKTCQVEQTPGQRDFSVWENPVQMQTLLEWVERQNQPGLHDSISLTGGEPLLHAPFLADFLPCLRDLTDLPIYLETGGHRPEQLATIISYLDSVGMDVKLPSVSGENHWQAHAKFLQLCHDSQVEVFIKLIISSQTDPAELQQAAELVAACSPSIPLFLQPVTPLQMPHNTPSLAPTPAQVLEWQALMKRTLKQVRVVPQTHKMLNQL comes from the coding sequence ATGACTCCTAAAATCGCTAACCAGCCCGTTGCACGGCTGATGGAAGTCTTTTCCGCTATTCAAGGCGAAGGACTTAACGTGGGCACGAGGCAGATTTTTATCCGCTTTGCCATCTGCGACCTGCGCTGCCACTTTTGCGATAGCGCCCACACCTGGAATGCACCTAAAACTTGTCAAGTAGAGCAGACCCCCGGACAACGGGATTTTAGCGTCTGGGAAAATCCTGTGCAAATGCAAACCTTACTGGAATGGGTCGAGCGGCAAAATCAACCCGGTCTACATGACAGTATTAGCTTAACAGGTGGCGAGCCGCTGCTTCATGCACCCTTCCTAGCGGACTTTTTGCCTTGCCTGCGTGACTTAACTGACTTGCCCATCTACCTAGAAACGGGCGGCCATCGCCCAGAGCAGTTGGCGACGATCATATCATACTTAGACTCTGTAGGGATGGATGTGAAACTACCCAGCGTCAGTGGAGAAAATCACTGGCAAGCCCATGCCAAATTTCTCCAGCTTTGTCACGATTCACAGGTAGAAGTGTTTATCAAGTTGATTATTTCCAGCCAAACTGACCCAGCTGAGTTACAACAGGCGGCTGAATTAGTGGCCGCTTGCAGCCCAAGCATCCCTCTATTTTTACAGCCAGTTACGCCGTTGCAGATGCCCCATAATACACCTTCACTCGCCCCAACGCCCGCACAGGTTTTGGAGTGGCAGGCTTTGATGAAGCGTACCCTCAAGCAGGTGCGAGTGGTGCCTCAAACACATAAAATGCTGAACCAACTTTGA
- a CDS encoding ATP-binding protein codes for MALFDDRPLQQSRLQVQTDLNALANVLQWFEQFNLPPVSQEMWYKCQLVLVEGFTNAVRHAHQDLPLTTPIDIEVTLFNDWLEMRIWDWGQPFDLATKLKSLPDPPHDPGTPGGRGLIYMQQLNDELYYERISEQQNCLVMRKRIK; via the coding sequence GTGGCGCTGTTTGACGATCGACCCTTACAACAATCTCGTCTTCAGGTTCAGACGGATTTAAATGCTCTGGCCAATGTTTTGCAATGGTTTGAGCAATTCAATCTTCCACCCGTTTCCCAAGAAATGTGGTACAAGTGCCAGTTAGTCTTAGTAGAAGGCTTCACCAATGCTGTTCGCCACGCTCACCAGGACTTGCCACTGACAACCCCGATTGATATTGAAGTCACTCTCTTTAATGACTGGCTGGAGATGCGGATTTGGGATTGGGGACAGCCGTTTGATTTGGCAACTAAGCTAAAGTCTCTACCAGACCCGCCTCACGACCCTGGAACGCCAGGAGGAAGGGGACTGATATATATGCAACAGCTGAATGACGAGCTTTATTACGAGCGGATATCTGAACAACAAAATTGTTTGGTCATGCGGAAAAGAATTAAGTAA